The genomic stretch gaaattataAATCTGCACTAGTATATTGGTTAAGATGAAAATTTTATGAGAACTAAAAACATATTTAGTCTTTTTCTTATGGTTGTAATTTTAAAAGGTAAATTTCTTTGATGGGATGCTTAGGTTGATAGTGTTGGCTATGATTTGATTTGTGGATCAAGTAATTTATGCATTTTTGTGGATAACATAATTAAGAAAATGATGTATGTAATTATGATCACAGTGGAAGATGATTTGAGAAAGGTTGTGTTTTATGCATTGCTAGTTAATGTTTCCTTTGATAGAAGCTCCATATAAGGGAGTAATGAACCTTTTCATTCAATGCTATTTGGTTTTCTACATTTGTCTGACTTTTATGACATCGAATAAACAAGGCTTCGTTTAGTTGGTACTTGGTGGTATCTGATTTAACTTCAAATGATTCAGTATTTTGTGGCTTGTTTCAAACTTTCATGTTTCTGTATTTTTGTTTTGGTCGGGAGGTTGATGTTTTCTTATAAAAGGGATGTGATTATGTGAATGTTTGATTTGAGCCACTGCCACTGAAATAATGGTCCTCACTCATCAGTATGCTGCATATAGTTAGTTGATTAGTTGAAATATCTTTGCCTACGCCTATTGCATTAATCTTTCCTGATTTTATGTAATCATGCAATGGTTGTTTTATTGTTAATTGGCTATGCTTGTGCAATCTTTAAACGTTGTAATATCTGTTTGGTCGAAGGGGTGTTTGATTCTAAAGTTTGCAGGGGAAGGGAGGGAAAATAAGAGGAAAAACCGTCTCTCTCCTCCTATTTTGATATTCTCCGAAATTGGATGGGTTTGGAAGGGAGGACAAAATAATATAGAATTTGTTGACTTCATTATCCTTGTTTTTTTTTCCCAAACTACTATTTGCAATCCATCTTAATATTGCTGCCTTTAGCTTACTTTCTTATTGTACAAGTCTATGTTTTCAAGTTTCTTCACGGCTTTCCGAGACATATCAGTTAATGTTTCTGCAACTTATTTTCATCTACATTGTTATATATCATCTCTATTTGGTGATATAATTCTTGTAATTGATTAGCTTGATTGGCATTTATTTGTTTCCTTGGCGTAATACTAAAAACAACAAGAACTATATCCCACTAGTTGAGTTGCATACATGGTATAAACAGCAGTGTTATCAAATGCCGATGCCATGGCTGCTATGGTGGATATACAAGGCAGTTTTTGGGTTCGCCGCAATGGTAAATATCAGTGATATTGCAGATTTTTCTGCCATAATCCGGTATAGCGGCCATTATGGCGTGATTTTGGCTCTCCGCCATTGACAACACTAATAAACAGCACTAATATGTTTTGTTGAAACATGGAAAGCAATAATTGAAATAGTCATTTAGATCTAAGTTTTTAATGGCTCCTCTAAGAGTTTTCCTTGTTCTTCATTTACCTCTAATTATTGCGACTTGGATCACGTGGAGTAATGATCCCATGCAGTTTAATGCAATAATCAATCTCAGCAATTGATTTGAGTTCAGACAGTAAAGATTTCAAATCTATTAAATCAATTTAAGCCAGTCTTGACCATGATTTATAATTGACGGTTGAGATTTGTAACTCAGTCATGGAATTACTGCACCCAATTGTTTCCCTACTTATCGGGCCTTCTTCCATATGATCAACTTCCGTTGGCATTCCGATCGTATGGCCAAACCATCTTAGTGAAATTCTATCATTTTAATCTCATTTTTCTTACACGTCTTACCATAGGTTCTTATCGGCATTTTATCGCTCAACCTTCATCTATATGTCATGAGTGTTGTTAGTTGAATGCTTCTTTGCATTAGCTATATTTGTCAATTCTTTTTCATTCTTATAGATGTTTTAGTTCTTGAACTTGATTTTTCACATCAATTGTGTGCAGGTTTTGTGCTGTTTCTATCTCTTATGATTGATAGATTGCATCACTACATTAGAGAGCTTCGTTTGCTCAGGAAGACTATGGAAGCAGTTAAGAAACAAACCCGAAGTTTTGAGGATGGTAAGAACGGAAACACCGAGGAGCAAAAAGCGTTGGCGGAAGAAATTACCACATTGAAGTCTAAAATCAAGAAGCTGGAATCTGAATGTGATGCGAAAGGAAATAAGGAGAAGACTTTGGAATCGGAGGTAGAGGCTCTTAAAAAACAATCGGAGGGTTTCCTTATGGAATATGATCGTCTCTTGGAAGACAATCAGAATCTTCGGAGTCAGTTGGAAGCCTTCGAGCAAAAGAGTACATGAGGGTTACAATGTATCTAGAAAAAACAGTTCTCTCTTCGCTTCAACTGCTGTTTTAGTGTTACATGCTTGCTTAATGAGTTCAATGTAAATTTTAAGGTCTAAAAACTGCTTTGTGGATTGAGTAAACTTACTGTTATTTATGCAGGTAGCTTACATATTGTTATCAGTAGtttgattttgaaattttcaTAGATTGGATGCAACTATGCTAACATACATATTTGATATATTATGAACCTTACACCGTATCATATTTGTCATATAATAGAATATCAGTGCATTGTTTTCTCTTGCAGATTCCAAAGAAGACTGCTTCGTAATACCAATTAATATCAATTAGAGCATTATTGTTAATTTTTTGAAATAAGGAATGAATGAGATTGCCTAGTTTTTATATTTGAACGAGTATAATTAAAAAATTAAGAAACATTTTTTGAAGAAGCAGATCTCAATTCTTCTGTTACTGATACATTGAATGCATGAATGCTTGCATCAGTGACTGCAGTGATGAATGTGTGTCTTAGTAACTGCAGTGAATCTGCATTTGTTCTAAGTAGTTAACTCCCTTGGTGAGTAAAATAACATTAAAATGCATTCGTTCAAAGTAGTTTAACTCCTTTGGCGAGTAGTAAAATAACATTAAAAAACGTTTAGAATGAAGATCTAGGATTTGGATTTTAATTAGAAACTACCATAATCACTGATTTACGAATGTTTGTCTACAAGAACTGTGCATCAGTAACTGTACATAATCACTAGGTGACTGTACATAATCACTAATTTACAAATATTATCTACAACTGTGCATCAGTGAATCTGCATCAGATCAGCTAAGGTTCTATGTAGCTAACTTCCTCGGTAACCAGAATGATATTAAGGGTTTGTTTcagttttttttaataaataatttataGTCATAcataaaaaaatttataaaaattttaaataaaattttgatttaaatagttatttttaaaatgtatttttataCATTTAACATTTTTTGAATATTAcaatttaaaaaattatttaattttgaGCTATTTCCaatagtttttttaaaaaaatcattttgatttttttttaaattatgatTTTTTAATATATGTTTATATTATATGATgttaaaattaatattttaattaaaaaaaagaattaaaaattTTTGTAATGTTTTTAAAAATATGAAAAAGATATTCTTTAATCTGGAATTGGATTTTAAAAGCTAACATAATCAAGATGATAGTAAAATAAGTAAATTCTTTTACTAAAATTAATTTGATTTTTGTTTGACTCAAAAAGCCGATTATTAAAAATTTaatattttctttgttttctttGCTGCTTGATCATACTAGTATTTTATATTCTGAAATCTCTCTTGATCTTTAATCAAGTTTTTAGGTTCATAATATTGAGATGAATTTTTTTTACGTGGAAATTcaccaaaatctatggagaaCTTTACTGTCCAATCGATAATTGAAAGAAGAATAGAAAAGATGAAAATTGGAGAAGAAGGGAATTAGGGTTTGATGAcaagaaagaagaaaaagaaatggTTTATGCGGAGTTTCTCTCTGCTCTCAAACTGAGATTTTTTATTCCATTGTGTCATATCTCAATTTTGCCCCTCATTCAATAAACCAATACATATATCATGACATATGCATCATCTATataacataacatgcatttcatcttGCATAATGTTTAAAATATCAAATAGAATAAATTTTCGGATATACAAACAAACCGAGCGAACTAATCCTCAAATGTACGTGAACTTAGCgggcaaaaaatttcaaaatcgagtTTGGAGACGTCAATTTCATTAATCTACGATTCGTGTAGTTTAATCTGTATGttcgttttattttttcgactactttttcagCCACATTTTGATCGGCATGAGCCTTTTTAACagatcattttttatttcaaacAATGATCAAACCTGTATGTTTTTGAGAAGTTTATTTCAcgctgatcattttagtgcatccTGTTTAATTTTTTGAGCCTTTTTATGCCTATTTTTTAGTTCATTTTTAGTCATTTTTTGGGGTCAAAATGTCCGTaataattaaatagaatttttagtttgttttatttttattttaataaaatagttttggatttttttattattaagtttttaaaata from Lathyrus oleraceus cultivar Zhongwan6 chromosome 7, CAAS_Psat_ZW6_1.0, whole genome shotgun sequence encodes the following:
- the LOC127108138 gene encoding uncharacterized protein LOC127108138 translates to MLQLLYTAIFAEMLLILTLVFKTPLRKLVIVSLDRVKRGRGPIVVTTVGATLVVVLSSSLYSMAKIQQRTIEAGIVNPTDQVLMSKHMLEASLMGFVLFLSLMIDRLHHYIRELRLLRKTMEAVKKQTRSFEDGKNGNTEEQKALAEEITTLKSKIKKLESECDAKGNKEKTLESEVEALKKQSEGFLMEYDRLLEDNQNLRSQLEAFEQKST